One bacterium DNA segment encodes these proteins:
- the nuoK gene encoding NADH-quinone oxidoreductase subunit NuoK, which produces MVPLSHYLALSAILFIIGGAGVLMRRNAIIVLMSIELMLNAVNITFVGFARQLGDLTGQVFAIFVIAVAAAEAAVGLAILISLNRDRTIMNVDEVNLLKW; this is translated from the coding sequence ATGGTTCCGCTTTCACATTATCTGGCGCTGAGCGCGATCCTGTTCATCATCGGGGGCGCCGGGGTGCTGATGCGCCGCAACGCCATCATCGTCTTGATGAGCATCGAGCTGATGCTCAACGCGGTGAACATCACTTTTGTGGGCTTTGCGCGCCAGCTGGGTGATTTGACGGGCCAGGTGTTCGCGATTTTCGTGATCGCGGTGGCCGCCGCGGAAGCTGCGGTCGGGCTGGCCATCCTGATCTCCTTGAACCGGGACCGCACCATTATGAATGTTGACGAAGTGAACTTGCTGAAGTGGTAG
- a CDS encoding NADH-quinone oxidoreductase subunit J codes for MELPFFYLFAAGIVIASLLMITRSNVVHAALSLVLTFFFLAGLFVLMGAEFLAVVQILIYVGGIMVLYLFSIMLMNVRVAVRLRQWHRQSVVAVAIAVILAVEIWVVLKKGSYPALKSASWSIGATPGNVEALGSVLYTKFLFPFEVASVLLLAAMVGAIVLAKRTIDR; via the coding sequence TTGGAACTGCCTTTTTTCTATCTGTTCGCGGCGGGCATTGTCATCGCCTCCCTGCTGATGATCACGCGGTCAAACGTGGTGCACGCCGCGCTTTCGCTCGTGTTGACCTTCTTCTTTCTCGCCGGTCTTTTCGTTCTGATGGGGGCGGAGTTTCTCGCCGTCGTCCAGATTCTCATCTACGTCGGCGGGATCATGGTGCTCTATCTGTTCTCCATCATGCTCATGAACGTGCGGGTGGCGGTTCGCCTCAGGCAGTGGCACCGGCAGAGTGTGGTGGCGGTCGCGATCGCCGTGATCCTGGCGGTGGAGATTTGGGTGGTTTTGAAGAAGGGGTCTTATCCGGCCCTGAAGAGCGCTTCCTGGAGCATCGGGGCGACCCCCGGTAACGTCGAGGCGCTCGGCTCGGTGCTCTATACGAAGTTCCTCTTTCCGTTTGAGGTGGCGTCGGTGTTGCTGCTGGCGGCGATGGTGGGTGCCATCGTCCTCGCCAAGCGTACGATCGATCGTTAG